In the Cylindrospermopsis raciborskii Cr2010 genome, ATTTAGCCATTGTTCCAGGTACTGATATTGATTTGTTGAATGGTATTGCCCATCTATTGGTGAAATGGAATTCTTGGGATGTAAATTTTGTGGATAATTATACTAGCAATTTTGCAGATTATATCCAAGTCATTAATTATTATTCTCCGGATCTTGTTACCAGTCGATGTGGTATTTCTTTGGCAGATTTAGAAACCGCTGCTAAATATTGGGGTCAAGCCCAATCTGTGCTTTCTTTATGGTCAATGGGGGTGAACCAATCTTCTGAAGGGACTGCTAAGGTAAGGAGTATTATTGATTTACATCTCCTCACAGGACAGGTGGGAAAACCAGGTGCAGGTCCTTTTTCTTTAACGGGTCAACCTAATGCTATGGGTGGTAGGGAAGCGGGTGGTTTAGCACATTTATTACCCGGATACAGATTAATTAAAAATCCACAACATCGGTTAGAAGTGGAGGAATTTTGGGGTTTAAAACCAGGTACAATTTCACCTATTCCTGGGTTAAATGTGTGGGAAATGATTATGGCTTTAGAGTCTGGTAATGTGCAGCTATTATGGATAGCAGCAACTAATCCAGCTGTAAGTATGCCAGATTTAGAAAGAACTAAAAAAGCATTGTTACAATCCCCTTTTACTATTTATCAGGATGCCTATTATCCCACGGAAACTGCTAACTATGCTCATCTTTTATTACCCGCTGCTCAATGGGGTGAAAAAACTGGGGTGATGACTAATTCGGAACGTCGAATTACCCTATCTTCTGCTTTTAAAAATCCTCCACAATTGGCTAAGTCTGATTGGGAAATCTTCGCTGAAGTTGGTAGGAGGTTGGGTTTTTCACATCAGTTTAATTTTCAGGATTCTAGTGAGGTTTATCGGGAATTTGTCCAATTAACTCGTCATCGTCCCTGTGATATGTCGGGTTTAAGTTATGAGTTTCTAACTGCTAATGGTCCAACTCATTGGCCTTTTTCTCAAGATAATTATCAGGAAGTTAAACGATTATATACAGATTTACGTTTTTATACTCATGATGGCAAGGCTCAGTTTGCAGCATGTTTTTCTCGGGGTTTAGCTGAACCTCCAGACCCTGAATATCCCTTTATTCTCACTTCAGGAAGATTATATGGCCATTGGCATACCCAAACACGCACAGGTAGAATTGATAAGATTTGTCAAATGCACCCTGAGCCTTTTTTGGAAATTCATCCCCGTGATGCGCTCAAGCTACAGCTTGCTGATCATCAGTTGGTGATGGTTCGTTCCCGTCGTGGTGCAGCGGAATTTCCTGCTAAAATCACTTTGACTATCTCCCCTGGTACTGTTTTTGTCCCTATGCATTGGGGTAAACTATGGTCAGAAAATTCTGAAGCTAATGCCCTTACTCATTCTTCGTCTTGTCCAGATTCTTTTCAGCCAGAATTGAAAGCCTGTGCTGTACAGTTAATTCCCATAATTCCCATTCAATCTTAGAGAAAGTGCTATCCAGTGGTAAAATACTGGGTGATTTGTTGACTTGATGGGGTATCGTAAATCCAATGAAAAGGTTTTTTAGGCAACTTAAAACTTTCACCAGTGATGATAATTTCATGCACTTGATTGAAAATATTGTGGTGATAGTTTCTAAGGTTCTTTCTATTTTAATGGTGGTGGTAATCCTTGTGGCCATTGCGGACTTAACAGTTTTTCTGCTTAAAGAGTTATTTGATGCTCCCTATGGCAAGTTTAATACTATTTTGTTTAAGATATTTGGTTTGTTTTTAAATATTCTCATTGCTTTAGAAATTTTAGAAAATATTACGGCCTACCTACAAAAGCATGTTTTTCAAGTAGAATTAGTGATTATTACTTCTTTAATTGCTGTTGCTAGAAAAATCATTATCTTAGACTTGGAAAAAGTGACAGGAATTGATATCATTGGGTTGGGGATTGCTATACTAGCTCTATCTATTAGCTATCTAATTATCCAAAGTCGTCGTAAAAGTTAGTTGAATAACAAGACCTTACCAACTTTTTCGCTCCCTTTACCCCAGAATCTAGTAGGACCCTAATTTGCTGTTATGTCTACCGAGTTTTTTCACTTTGAAGCTGATTTTCTAGCCACCCTTCGTTGTATACCCATGGTAGTCCGTTATAAGCTGGATACATGTGGAATTAAACTAAAATTGGCTCATTGGCATCAGATTAGTCTCTCAGAACGTGA is a window encoding:
- a CDS encoding molybdopterin oxidoreductase family protein, which encodes MTEFIKTLCPYCGVGCGLEVSSPTQHPSFTTDNTGDQETVNWRVRGDKSHPSSQGMVCVKGATVAEAIYKNRLQYPMFRESLTQDFRLISWEESFTIITNHIQQTLVTHGPESICMYGSGQFQTEDYYIAQKLLKGCLGTNNFDANSRLCMSSAVSGYLQSFGADGPPCCYDDLELTDCVFLIGTNTAECHPIIFNRLSKYHKKNPHVKMVVVDPRSTSTAKTADLHLAIVPGTDIDLLNGIAHLLVKWNSWDVNFVDNYTSNFADYIQVINYYSPDLVTSRCGISLADLETAAKYWGQAQSVLSLWSMGVNQSSEGTAKVRSIIDLHLLTGQVGKPGAGPFSLTGQPNAMGGREAGGLAHLLPGYRLIKNPQHRLEVEEFWGLKPGTISPIPGLNVWEMIMALESGNVQLLWIAATNPAVSMPDLERTKKALLQSPFTIYQDAYYPTETANYAHLLLPAAQWGEKTGVMTNSERRITLSSAFKNPPQLAKSDWEIFAEVGRRLGFSHQFNFQDSSEVYREFVQLTRHRPCDMSGLSYEFLTANGPTHWPFSQDNYQEVKRLYTDLRFYTHDGKAQFAACFSRGLAEPPDPEYPFILTSGRLYGHWHTQTRTGRIDKICQMHPEPFLEIHPRDALKLQLADHQLVMVRSRRGAAEFPAKITLTISPGTVFVPMHWGKLWSENSEANALTHSSSCPDSFQPELKACAVQLIPIIPIQS
- a CDS encoding phosphate-starvation-inducible PsiE family protein codes for the protein MKRFFRQLKTFTSDDNFMHLIENIVVIVSKVLSILMVVVILVAIADLTVFLLKELFDAPYGKFNTILFKIFGLFLNILIALEILENITAYLQKHVFQVELVIITSLIAVARKIIILDLEKVTGIDIIGLGIAILALSISYLIIQSRRKS